The following are encoded together in the Cyanobacterium aponinum PCC 10605 genome:
- a CDS encoding manganese efflux pump MntP, whose product MSLITIFLTSFGLAMDAFAVSVGSGISLKKVTLKDAIIIGTFFGGFQFFMPLVGWFAGLSFREFIVSFDHWIAFGLLSIIGGKMLYEAWQEEDEEEVGTDFRNLYVLLTLAIATSIDALAIGLGFSVIKTPIITAAVIIGIITFLLSFSGVFLGSKFGHLFEKQAEIIGGFVLIGIGFKILLEHL is encoded by the coding sequence ATGAGTTTAATTACTATTTTTTTGACTTCTTTTGGACTGGCAATGGATGCTTTTGCTGTTTCTGTGGGTAGCGGGATTAGCCTCAAAAAAGTAACTCTGAAAGATGCTATCATTATCGGTACGTTTTTTGGCGGATTTCAGTTTTTTATGCCCTTAGTTGGCTGGTTTGCAGGGTTAAGTTTTCGGGAATTTATTGTTAGTTTTGATCATTGGATTGCCTTTGGTTTATTAAGCATCATTGGTGGTAAAATGCTTTATGAGGCTTGGCAAGAAGAAGATGAAGAAGAAGTAGGTACAGACTTCCGCAACTTATATGTTTTGTTAACCTTGGCCATTGCTACCAGCATAGATGCTTTAGCTATAGGTTTGGGTTTTTCTGTGATTAAAACTCCCATTATTACTGCCGCCGTCATTATTGGTATTATCACCTTTTTGCTTTCTTTTTCAGGTGTATTTTTAGGAAGTAAATTCGGTCATTTATTTGAGAAACAAGCGGAAATAATTGGTGGTTTTGTACTGATAGGCATTGGTTTTAAAATTTTATTAGAACATCTTTAG
- the def gene encoding peptide deformylase: MIKEILQIGEPVLREIAQEVEDIHCQETQNLIDELLDLTLKSHGVGIAAPQVGISKRIIVVASHPNIRYPDAPYMSPFAMINPLIVSHSQEIVIKEEGCLSVRQKRGMVARYRDIEVEYFTRDGQWHRKQYNNFIARIIQHELDHLNGILFVDHLQEDLMSEAQLKLDKSLI, encoded by the coding sequence ATGATCAAGGAAATTTTACAAATAGGTGAACCAGTTTTAAGGGAAATTGCACAAGAAGTTGAAGATATTCACTGCCAAGAAACACAAAATCTCATCGATGAATTATTAGATTTAACTCTCAAGTCTCACGGTGTTGGCATTGCTGCCCCTCAAGTGGGAATATCAAAAAGAATCATTGTCGTGGCTTCTCATCCCAATATTCGTTATCCTGACGCACCTTATATGTCACCGTTTGCCATGATAAATCCCTTGATTGTTAGCCATTCTCAAGAGATAGTGATAAAGGAAGAAGGATGTTTAAGTGTTAGGCAAAAAAGAGGCATGGTTGCCCGTTATCGAGATATAGAGGTAGAATATTTTACCCGTGATGGTCAATGGCATCGAAAACAATATAATAATTTTATCGCTAGAATTATTCAACATGAATTAGATCATCTTAATGGCATTCTTTTTGTGGATCATCTTCAAGAGGATTTGATGTCGGAGGCACAGCTAAAACTGGATAAATCTTTGATATGA
- a CDS encoding iron uptake porin: MSKKNIYCLATVLSVLANPAITQETLYSFNEPDSMAQINSVSQLRDVSPTDWAFEALRSLVERYGCIVGYPDRTYRGNRALSRYEFAAGLNACMQQMERLIAQSESVLKEDIETLKRLMAEFETELAALGTRVDNLEGRVAFLEDHQFSTTTKLGGEVTFTLAQAFGDKVTNPNTGISEDLDTQAVLTTRVRLQLATSFTGKDVLFTRLTAGNLGASFAGQTFTDEGRFAYDGQLNNDVTIDRLHYYFPINDNLRMFVMASLGGHHFYADTFNPGLEAGGGANGALSRFAERNPLYRLGLGGQGVGFRYKLGTNFELSAGYLARGGNDPSEGRGLFNGNYSAMGQLVYKPTDRIKFGFSYLNGYDPNGVGSAFSFGGTGTRFANLQLTGLGVPNRPISSNSYGLQGQFDITPNFSLRAWGGYTSAKLIGLGEGEIWNYALALAFPDLGKEGSMGAIIVGAEPYLGGLDVPQNPRLINDTPLHVEVSYKYPLTDNITLTPGLIVLAAPNQNSGRNDPIYIGTIRTTFTF, from the coding sequence ATGTCGAAAAAAAATATCTATTGCCTAGCCACAGTTTTAAGTGTCTTAGCAAATCCCGCTATTACCCAAGAAACTCTATACAGTTTCAATGAACCAGATTCGATGGCACAAATTAATTCCGTGTCACAATTGAGAGATGTTTCTCCTACTGATTGGGCATTTGAAGCCTTAAGAAGTTTGGTTGAGCGTTATGGTTGTATTGTTGGCTATCCCGATCGCACCTACCGAGGAAATAGAGCCTTAAGTAGATACGAGTTTGCCGCAGGTTTAAACGCTTGTATGCAACAAATGGAAAGACTTATTGCCCAAAGTGAAAGCGTGTTAAAAGAAGATATAGAAACCCTCAAACGCTTGATGGCAGAATTTGAAACAGAATTAGCCGCCCTTGGTACAAGAGTTGACAACCTCGAAGGAAGAGTGGCATTTTTAGAAGATCATCAATTTTCTACTACCACCAAACTAGGAGGAGAAGTTACTTTTACCCTTGCTCAAGCCTTTGGTGATAAAGTTACTAATCCAAATACTGGTATTAGCGAAGATTTAGACACTCAGGCAGTTTTAACTACTAGAGTAAGACTTCAATTAGCCACCAGTTTTACAGGTAAAGATGTGTTATTCACTCGCTTAACGGCGGGTAATTTAGGAGCATCTTTTGCGGGTCAAACCTTCACCGATGAAGGGCGTTTTGCTTATGATGGACAGTTAAACAATGACGTTACAATCGATCGTCTTCATTACTACTTTCCTATTAACGACAATCTCAGAATGTTTGTTATGGCAAGTTTAGGGGGACACCACTTCTACGCAGACACCTTTAACCCCGGTTTAGAAGCAGGAGGAGGAGCAAACGGTGCATTGTCTCGATTTGCAGAAAGAAACCCCTTATATCGTCTTGGTTTAGGTGGTCAAGGAGTAGGTTTCCGATACAAACTAGGCACTAACTTTGAACTATCCGCAGGTTACTTAGCAAGAGGAGGAAATGACCCTTCCGAGGGGCGAGGTTTATTCAATGGTAATTACTCCGCTATGGGGCAATTAGTCTATAAACCCACTGACAGAATTAAATTTGGTTTTAGCTATTTAAACGGCTATGATCCTAACGGAGTGGGTTCCGCATTTTCCTTCGGAGGTACGGGAACAAGATTTGCCAACTTACAATTAACAGGTTTAGGAGTTCCTAACCGACCAATTTCTAGCAATTCCTATGGCTTACAAGGTCAATTTGATATTACTCCTAATTTCAGTCTTCGGGCTTGGGGGGGTTATACTTCCGCCAAACTAATCGGCTTGGGTGAAGGAGAAATTTGGAACTATGCCCTTGCTTTAGCCTTCCCAGATTTAGGAAAAGAAGGAAGCATGGGGGCAATTATCGTTGGTGCTGAACCCTATTTAGGGGGTTTAGATGTACCTCAAAATCCTCGCTTAATCAACGATACTCCTTTACACGTGGAAGTTTCTTATAAATATCCTCTGACGGATAATATTACACTAACTCCCGGTTTAATTGTTTTAGCGGCACCGAATCAAAATAGTGGCAGAAATGATCCTATTTATATAGGTACTATTAGAACAACCTTTACCTTTTAA
- the lptC gene encoding LPS export ABC transporter periplasmic protein LptC, translating into MFIKKSFAFLCLCFFLVSCQGNSQPPQEVNDNEANREVEQGLVLYNSTIEQSNADGNTLWRISTEKAIYAQDNQSAKIEEIVGNLFENNEIILKVKADRGEVTKEGKEIFLEGNILVIDPRNKAEFRGEEVVWKPEDNFLVVTGKDKIKASHEKLVVTAKEGIYNTKNQVLELSKDVFATTNKPTLQLTTEHLYWRIPQDKVIGNKPLNMIRFDEKIITDKLNSQQVEVDLNNSVAVISGNVEYQSIKPSLQAATNRVVWYYGDRIMESNQPTKLIQPDKGTTLTANFVKFNLEENQVYLQEGIYGETKDKESEIYADKMLWNVDNEEINAEGNVYYSQLNPDLNLKGIKAWGNLRDKNITVQGDNSTRVITNIYPEE; encoded by the coding sequence ATGTTCATTAAAAAATCTTTTGCTTTTCTTTGCTTGTGCTTTTTCTTAGTTAGTTGTCAGGGAAATAGTCAACCTCCTCAAGAAGTTAATGATAATGAAGCGAATAGGGAAGTTGAACAAGGTTTAGTTCTTTACAACTCTACTATTGAACAGTCTAATGCTGATGGTAATACTCTTTGGAGAATTAGTACGGAAAAAGCAATTTATGCTCAAGATAATCAAAGTGCAAAAATCGAAGAAATAGTAGGTAATTTATTTGAAAATAATGAGATTATTTTGAAAGTGAAAGCCGATAGAGGAGAGGTAACAAAAGAAGGTAAGGAAATTTTTTTAGAGGGCAATATTTTAGTTATTGATCCTCGGAATAAAGCTGAATTTAGAGGAGAAGAAGTAGTTTGGAAACCAGAGGATAATTTTTTGGTTGTAACGGGAAAAGATAAAATTAAGGCTAGTCATGAAAAATTAGTGGTGACGGCAAAGGAAGGAATATATAATACTAAAAATCAGGTTTTAGAGTTAAGTAAAGATGTTTTCGCAACCACAAATAAGCCAACTTTACAATTAACTACGGAACATTTATATTGGCGAATCCCTCAAGATAAAGTGATTGGTAATAAGCCTTTAAATATGATTCGTTTTGATGAAAAAATTATCACGGATAAACTAAATAGCCAACAAGTAGAAGTTGATTTGAATAATAGCGTAGCCGTCATAAGTGGGAATGTGGAGTATCAATCTATTAAGCCTTCTCTGCAAGCGGCAACAAATCGTGTTGTTTGGTATTATGGCGATCGCATCATGGAATCTAATCAACCAACTAAGTTGATACAACCAGACAAAGGAACTACTTTAACCGCCAATTTTGTTAAATTTAACTTGGAGGAAAATCAGGTTTATTTACAAGAAGGAATTTACGGAGAAACAAAAGATAAGGAGTCAGAAATTTATGCAGATAAAATGCTTTGGAATGTGGATAATGAGGAAATTAATGCAGAAGGAAATGTTTATTATAGTCAATTAAATCCCGATTTAAACTTAAAAGGTATTAAAGCATGGGGCAATCTCAGAGATAAAAATATTACTGTCCAAGGAGATAATAGTACCAGAGTGATTACTAATATTTATCCCGAAGAATAA
- a CDS encoding carbohydrate ABC transporter permease, with the protein MDKFTNSTFKIFSFILLFGGLIIILSPFIFILYTSFFSTGTESKFTFQYYQLAWEKGNFLLAFANSGLVAIASVFFQVITSTLAGYALARLKFRGKNFIILLIISTLIIPFQVLVIPIFLILKWGHLINTYWALILPSAASGFGIFLMRQYFISIPVELEEAATLDGANSLQIIWQILFPLAKPAIITLSLFTFIGEWNDLFKPLVFTNTPNLTTVQLALASFQEQFTSNWSLLMAAVIIATIPVIILFIFGQKQFIQGVSDTGIKN; encoded by the coding sequence ATGGATAAGTTTACTAATTCGACATTTAAAATCTTTAGTTTTATCTTATTATTTGGGGGATTAATTATTATTTTATCTCCCTTTATTTTTATTTTATATACTTCTTTTTTTTCAACAGGAACTGAGTCTAAATTTACTTTCCAATATTATCAGTTGGCATGGGAAAAAGGCAATTTTTTATTAGCTTTTGCTAACTCTGGATTGGTTGCGATCGCATCTGTTTTTTTTCAAGTAATTACTTCCACTTTGGCAGGTTACGCTTTAGCTAGACTAAAATTTAGAGGAAAAAACTTTATTATTTTACTTATTATATCTACATTAATTATTCCTTTTCAAGTATTAGTAATTCCGATTTTTTTAATCTTAAAATGGGGACATTTAATCAATACTTATTGGGCGTTAATATTGCCTTCTGCCGCCAGTGGTTTCGGTATTTTTTTGATGCGTCAATATTTTATTTCTATTCCCGTGGAATTAGAAGAAGCGGCAACCCTAGATGGTGCAAACTCCTTACAAATTATCTGGCAGATTTTATTCCCTTTAGCAAAACCGGCGATAATAACTCTTTCCCTATTTACCTTTATCGGGGAGTGGAATGATTTATTTAAACCTCTAGTATTTACTAACACCCCTAACTTAACCACAGTACAATTAGCCTTAGCATCCTTTCAAGAACAATTTACCAGTAATTGGTCGTTACTCATGGCGGCGGTAATAATTGCTACTATTCCCGTCATTATCTTATTTATCTTCGGTCAAAAACAGTTTATTCAAGGGGTAAGTGATACGGGAATTAAAAATTAA
- a CDS encoding DUF2887 domain-containing protein, translated as MKTDKLFYQIFINQPSLINELLPEIPSNCQFEYTAPVVKDTEFRLDGLLTPLSDDKNIPLVFLEAQMQKDIKFYHRYFAEIFLYLSQYEIKRPWKGLLILKNKNNDLGSEVPYQILLNNNITRLYLEELSNIEKLSPNLALLRLIVSPNSEIKHLGNLVLSSAKTEEDFQRQFTLIEAILKSKLPQLKTEDILTMFDLKTATMPKLDAYETLVKYWQDKAKEEGIQKGLEEGIQKGLEEGEANLLIRQLNRRFGSLTENQKQKVRSLSIPQLESLAEDLFDFENISDFEKWLEKVS; from the coding sequence ATGAAAACTGATAAACTTTTTTACCAAATATTTATTAATCAACCTAGTTTAATTAACGAATTATTACCTGAAATTCCCAGTAACTGTCAATTTGAATATACAGCACCAGTCGTTAAAGATACAGAATTTCGTTTAGACGGACTCTTAACTCCTTTATCTGATGATAAAAATATTCCATTAGTCTTTTTAGAAGCACAAATGCAAAAAGATATAAAATTCTATCATCGATATTTCGCAGAAATATTTCTCTATTTAAGTCAATATGAAATCAAGAGACCATGGAAAGGTTTATTAATACTAAAAAACAAAAATAATGATTTAGGTTCAGAAGTTCCTTATCAAATATTATTGAATAATAATATTACTAGATTATACTTAGAAGAATTATCAAATATAGAAAAATTAAGCCCTAATTTAGCTTTACTCAGATTAATTGTTAGTCCAAATTCTGAGATAAAACATTTAGGAAATCTTGTGTTAAGTAGTGCTAAAACAGAAGAAGACTTCCAGAGACAATTCACCTTAATCGAAGCTATACTAAAAAGTAAATTACCGCAATTAAAAACAGAGGATATATTGACTATGTTTGATTTAAAAACTGCCACTATGCCCAAATTAGATGCCTACGAAACCTTAGTCAAATACTGGCAAGATAAGGCTAAAGAAGAAGGGATACAAAAAGGTTTAGAAGAGGGCATACAAAAAGGTTTAGAAGAAGGAGAAGCCAATTTGCTGATTCGTCAATTAAATCGCCGTTTCGGTAGTTTAACTGAAAATCAAAAACAGAAAGTGCGATCGCTCTCTATTCCTCAATTAGAATCTTTAGCAGAAGATTTATTCGATTTTGAAAATATATCTGATTTTGAAAAATGGTTAGAAAAAGTGAGCTAA
- the pap gene encoding polyphosphate:AMP phosphotransferase gives MLDNLDLSNSLDKDTYRYKIEELMRELRSLQNICWLQKMPIIVVLEGWAAAGKGELVKQMTNYMDPRGFTVHPIFSPSEQEKQYPFLWRFWQKLPPVGSIGIFYHSWYTHVLEDRLFKRLEDERVPLIMRDINAFERQLVEDGTVVAKYWLHVSKKELKNRLKKYEKDELESWRVRKEDWQQVKNYEEYSHLAEEMLIYTSTGFAPWVLVEADCQRWAKMKVLTQLVATIREGLAKREIITATPSSAPQSQLLPTEPDYLGQTDLTLHLPKDEYKTKLKKYQVQLRQLQKDIYEHNIGVLLLFEGWDAAGKGGAIKRVTDILDPRSYEVHTFAAPTDEEKKHHYLWRFWRSLPALGKIGICDRSWYGRVLVERIEGFATEIEWRRAYREINEFEAQLATSNYIVLKFWLHISPEEQLNRFQDRKEDPYKRYKLTEEDWRNREKWDLYDVAVNQAIARTSTALAPWTVVPGNDKYYARVHVLETVVNAIKNKIS, from the coding sequence ATGTTAGATAACCTTGATTTAAGTAACTCTCTTGATAAAGATACCTACCGCTACAAAATAGAAGAATTAATGCGAGAGTTGCGATCGCTCCAAAATATTTGTTGGTTACAAAAAATGCCTATCATCGTTGTTTTAGAAGGGTGGGCGGCCGCAGGAAAAGGGGAATTAGTAAAGCAAATGACAAACTACATGGATCCTCGTGGTTTTACGGTTCATCCTATCTTTTCACCCTCAGAGCAGGAAAAACAATACCCCTTTCTTTGGCGTTTTTGGCAGAAACTTCCCCCAGTAGGGAGTATTGGTATTTTTTACCATAGTTGGTACACCCACGTGTTAGAAGACAGGTTATTTAAGCGCCTAGAAGATGAAAGAGTGCCATTGATAATGAGGGATATTAATGCTTTTGAAAGACAGTTGGTAGAAGATGGGACGGTAGTTGCTAAATATTGGCTTCATGTTAGCAAAAAAGAACTTAAAAACCGTCTTAAAAAATACGAAAAAGACGAACTAGAATCGTGGCGAGTGCGCAAAGAAGACTGGCAACAAGTAAAAAATTACGAAGAATATAGTCATTTAGCGGAGGAAATGTTGATTTATACTAGCACTGGATTTGCACCATGGGTTTTAGTGGAGGCAGATTGTCAACGTTGGGCAAAAATGAAGGTTTTAACGCAATTAGTTGCTACTATCCGAGAAGGTTTAGCCAAAAGAGAAATTATCACCGCAACCCCATCTTCTGCCCCCCAAAGTCAATTATTACCCACTGAGCCTGATTATTTAGGGCAAACTGATTTAACTTTACACTTGCCAAAGGATGAATATAAAACTAAATTAAAAAAATATCAAGTGCAACTCAGACAATTACAAAAAGATATTTATGAACATAATATCGGGGTTTTACTATTATTTGAAGGTTGGGATGCCGCCGGGAAAGGAGGAGCGATTAAGCGTGTTACCGATATTTTAGACCCCCGTAGTTATGAAGTTCACACCTTTGCCGCCCCCACCGATGAAGAAAAAAAACATCATTATCTTTGGCGTTTTTGGCGTAGTTTACCAGCTTTAGGAAAAATTGGTATATGCGATCGCAGTTGGTATGGTAGAGTCTTAGTAGAAAGAATAGAAGGATTTGCCACGGAGATAGAATGGCGGAGAGCCTACAGAGAAATTAATGAATTTGAAGCTCAATTAGCTACATCAAACTATATTGTTTTAAAATTCTGGCTACATATCAGCCCAGAAGAACAATTAAACCGTTTTCAAGATCGAAAAGAAGACCCCTATAAACGTTATAAACTAACAGAAGAAGATTGGCGCAACCGAGAAAAATGGGATTTGTATGATGTGGCAGTAAATCAAGCGATCGCACGTACTAGCACAGCCCTTGCCCCTTGGACAGTTGTACCCGGGAATGATAAATATTATGCTAGGGTTCATGTATTAGAAACTGTAGTCAACGCCATCAAAAATAAGATTAGTTAG
- a CDS encoding photosystem II S4 domain protein has protein sequence MLPREELLKRVENKEDIARVIDKAEKAVKTWELVVTDFLSPPVLAEVNEIFASLTEVKIVCWGGYPQAERQRVGIHREEVYAGVAEIPLMALDVAGNFLFDTATHRDFLGAILGTGIVRDKIGDIIVLGERGAQVIVTPEIGEFLETSLTQVRSVPVKTGKIDLSDLKIRPPKKKEMTTVEASLRLDAIASFGFGISRSKMADAINNGDVRVNWKEITQPSYNVKDGDLVSFRGKGRLEIGAIALTKKERYRINLTRFV, from the coding sequence ATGTTGCCTAGAGAAGAATTATTAAAGAGAGTTGAAAATAAAGAAGATATTGCCCGTGTGATTGATAAGGCTGAAAAGGCGGTTAAAACGTGGGAGTTAGTGGTGACAGATTTTCTTTCTCCTCCTGTGTTGGCAGAGGTTAATGAAATTTTTGCTTCTCTGACAGAGGTAAAAATAGTTTGTTGGGGGGGCTATCCTCAAGCGGAAAGGCAACGGGTGGGGATTCATCGAGAGGAGGTTTATGCTGGTGTGGCCGAGATTCCTCTAATGGCTTTAGATGTCGCTGGTAATTTTCTTTTTGATACGGCTACTCATCGAGATTTTTTGGGAGCGATTTTAGGTACGGGTATTGTTAGAGATAAAATTGGTGATATTATTGTTTTGGGTGAAAGAGGGGCGCAGGTTATCGTTACTCCCGAAATAGGGGAGTTTCTGGAAACATCTTTGACTCAAGTGCGTTCTGTACCAGTAAAAACTGGTAAGATAGATTTATCAGATTTAAAAATTCGCCCTCCGAAAAAGAAAGAAATGACTACGGTAGAGGCTTCTTTAAGGTTGGATGCGATCGCATCTTTTGGTTTTGGCATTTCCCGCAGTAAAATGGCCGATGCGATTAATAATGGAGATGTAAGGGTTAATTGGAAAGAAATTACACAACCCAGTTATAATGTCAAAGATGGCGATTTAGTCTCTTTTCGTGGTAAGGGTAGATTAGAAATAGGTGCGATCGCACTTACTAAGAAAGAACGTTATCGCATTAATTTAACAAGGTTTGTATAG
- a CDS encoding long-chain acyl-[acyl-carrier-protein] reductase, producing MFGLIGHLTNLEHAQKEAHKLGYSEYANEGFEFWCSAPPILVDEFQVKSVTGATIEGCYIESCFLPEMLNSRRIKTAIRKILNAMALAQKHNINITALGGFSSIIFEEFNLKENKQVRNVELEFERFTTGNTHTAYIICRQVEQASAQLGIDLSKATVAVCGATGDIGSAVCRWLNQKTDVADLLLIARNRERLELLQSDLGRGKIMGLEEALPLADIVVWVASMPRGVEINNETLKKPCLLIDGGYPKNLGTKFNHPDIKVLNGGIVEHSLNIDWKIMEIVNMDIPGRQMFACFAEAMLLEFEKWHTNFSWGRNQISVEKMEQIGEASVKHGFKPLLTFS from the coding sequence ATGTTTGGTCTCATCGGTCACTTAACCAACTTAGAACACGCTCAAAAAGAAGCTCACAAACTGGGCTACTCTGAATATGCCAATGAAGGATTTGAATTTTGGTGTTCTGCACCTCCCATATTAGTGGATGAGTTTCAAGTCAAAAGCGTCACAGGGGCAACCATTGAAGGCTGTTATATCGAATCTTGTTTCCTCCCAGAAATGTTAAACAGTCGTCGCATCAAAACTGCAATCAGGAAAATTTTAAATGCGATGGCATTAGCTCAAAAACACAACATAAATATTACTGCTCTCGGTGGTTTTTCTTCCATTATTTTTGAAGAATTCAATCTTAAGGAAAATAAGCAAGTGCGTAACGTAGAATTAGAGTTTGAACGCTTTACCACTGGTAATACTCATACAGCTTATATTATTTGTCGTCAAGTAGAACAAGCCAGCGCCCAATTGGGTATTGACTTGAGTAAAGCAACGGTGGCTGTATGCGGTGCTACGGGTGATATTGGCAGTGCTGTTTGTCGTTGGTTAAATCAAAAAACTGATGTTGCTGATTTACTCTTGATTGCCCGTAATCGTGAGCGTTTAGAGCTTTTACAATCTGATTTAGGTAGAGGTAAAATCATGGGCTTAGAAGAAGCCTTACCTTTAGCTGATATAGTGGTTTGGGTTGCCAGTATGCCCAGAGGGGTAGAAATTAATAACGAAACCTTGAAAAAACCTTGTTTATTAATTGATGGCGGTTATCCGAAGAATTTGGGTACTAAATTTAATCATCCTGATATTAAGGTATTAAATGGCGGCATTGTAGAACATTCCTTAAATATTGACTGGAAAATTATGGAAATTGTCAATATGGATATACCCGGGAGACAAATGTTTGCTTGTTTTGCTGAGGCTATGTTGTTAGAGTTTGAGAAATGGCACACTAATTTTTCTTGGGGAAGAAACCAAATTAGTGTCGAAAAAATGGAACAAATCGGCGAAGCCTCTGTTAAGCACGGCTTTAAACCTCTTTTAACTTTTTCCTAA
- a CDS encoding DUF4359 domain-containing protein, giving the protein MKLSRISLLILGAFFLYGYFTNPSEQKFNEFITENTQGSLKDQICNANKSEDILSNLKSLTCNFVADQSSGAIEQFLSENTIRNNYLIFSIYQVKTPVYKSQTLGIFNQFFLLYQSSPIDSKN; this is encoded by the coding sequence ATGAAATTATCTCGAATTTCTTTATTAATATTAGGTGCATTTTTTCTGTATGGTTACTTCACCAATCCCAGTGAACAAAAATTTAATGAATTCATTACTGAAAATACTCAAGGCTCATTAAAAGATCAAATTTGTAATGCTAATAAATCCGAGGATATATTAAGTAATTTAAAAAGTCTAACTTGTAACTTTGTTGCGGATCAAAGTTCAGGTGCGATCGAACAATTTTTATCAGAAAATACCATCAGAAATAACTATCTTATTTTTAGTATTTATCAAGTTAAAACTCCTGTATATAAAAGCCAAACTTTAGGAATATTTAATCAATTTTTTTTACTTTATCAATCCTCTCCCATAGACAGCAAAAATTAA
- a CDS encoding NAD(P)-dependent oxidoreductase, protein MNHQLAFLGLGVMGAPMAKNLANAPCQIKVWNRTKNRPHIQPLLQESSLTMVDTIAEAVESAEIIFTCLGDVPDVEEVLLSESGVINFAPPNSLVVDFSTIGSTAVKNIASQLEKKQIRFLDAPISGGDIGAQQGTLTIMVGGKEKDFRECLPYLEIMGKNITHCGDVGSGQGVKLCNQVLASLHMVALCEAMKLAQVQNIDPNLIVKVCSTGAAGSWALSNLGKKIIEEDFEPGFMIKHILKDLRLIQETLQDRHLPGVELANQLFQVSAELNEGEGYNQGAQGMINAYQNLENFN, encoded by the coding sequence ATGAATCATCAACTAGCATTTTTAGGATTAGGAGTAATGGGAGCACCAATGGCAAAAAATTTAGCGAATGCCCCATGTCAGATTAAAGTGTGGAATCGCACTAAAAATCGCCCTCATATACAACCTCTATTACAAGAATCATCTTTAACAATGGTTGATACCATTGCCGAAGCAGTAGAATCCGCCGAAATAATTTTTACTTGTTTAGGAGATGTGCCAGATGTGGAAGAAGTTTTATTGTCAGAGTCAGGGGTAATTAATTTTGCTCCTCCAAACAGCTTAGTTGTTGACTTTAGCACCATTGGCTCAACGGCAGTGAAAAACATTGCCAGTCAATTAGAGAAAAAACAAATTCGTTTCTTAGATGCCCCTATTTCTGGTGGGGATATAGGAGCTCAACAAGGCACTTTAACAATTATGGTAGGGGGAAAAGAAAAAGACTTTAGAGAATGTTTACCCTATTTAGAGATTATGGGAAAAAATATTACTCACTGTGGGGATGTAGGCAGTGGACAAGGGGTAAAATTATGTAATCAGGTTTTAGCTAGTTTGCATATGGTAGCCTTATGCGAGGCGATGAAATTAGCCCAAGTTCAAAACATAGATCCCAACTTGATTGTAAAAGTTTGTAGCACGGGAGCGGCTGGTTCTTGGGCATTGAGTAATCTAGGCAAAAAAATTATTGAGGAAGATTTTGAACCCGGATTCATGATTAAGCATATATTAAAAGACTTACGTTTAATACAAGAAACTCTTCAAGATAGGCATTTACCCGGCGTAGAGTTAGCTAATCAGTTATTTCAAGTTAGTGCTGAATTAAATGAAGGAGAAGGATATAATCAAGGCGCTCAGGGGATGATTAATGCTTACCAAAATCTGGAAAATTTTAATTAA